In Quercus robur chromosome 10, dhQueRobu3.1, whole genome shotgun sequence, a genomic segment contains:
- the LOC126702676 gene encoding uncharacterized protein LOC126702676: MSKLMLACCKLYISESRNRAALESIERAAKLFPEAAIINKFEDETYNRVGYTLVSKLAPKPSSNSCHLKSAVLAMVKAAFETIDLELHCGSHPRLGVVDHICFHPLALTSLDQMAEIAKSSAADIGSSMQVPTFLYGAANEDGRTLDTIRRELGYFKPNSSGTQWIGGPKPEFLPLKPDEGPAQVTQEKGVVVIGATRWVDNYNIPIFSTDISVVRRIAKQVSGRGGGLPSVQAMALAHGEDVTEVACNLLEPSKVGGDRVQQEVERLAREENIAVGKGYFTDLSQEEIVDRYLKF, from the exons ATGTCAAAGCTGATGCTTGCTTGCTGCAAGCTATACATATCTGAAAGTCGGAACAGGGCTGCATTGGAATCAATTGAAAGAGCAGCTAAGCTATTCCCAGAAGCTGCTATCATCAATAAGTTTGAAGATGAGACTTACAATAGAGTTGGTTACACCCTTGTCTCCAAATTAGCTCCAAAGCCATCTAGCAACTCATGTCACTTGAAAAGTGCTGTGCTTGCCATGGTTAAGGCAGCTTTTGAGACAATTGACCTTGAGTTGCATTGTGGAAGTCATCCTCGACTTGGAGTTGTCGACCATATATGCTTTCATCCCCTAGCACTGACTTCGTTGGACCAAATGGCTGAAATTGCAAAGTCTTCAGCAGCTGATATTGGCTCTAGTATGCAAG TCCCTACTTTTCTATATGGAGCTGCCAATGAGGATGGGAGGACGCTTGATACAATTAGAAGAGAGCTGGGTTATTTCAAGCCTAACTCAAGTGGAACTCAATGGATTGGGGGTCCGAAACCAGAGTTCCTGCCACTGAAGCCAGATGAGGGTCCTGCTCAAGTGACTCAAGAAAAAGGTGTTGTAGTAATTGGAGCAACCCGGTGGGTTGATAACTACAATATTCCCATCTTCTCTACTGATATTTCTGTTGTTCGGAGAATTGCAAAACAAGTAAGTGGGAGAGGAGGTGGACTTCCTTCAGTACAAGCCATGGCACTAGCACATGGTGAAGATGTTACTGAGGTAGCTTGTAATTTGCTGGAACCAAGTAAAGTTGGAGGAGATAGAGTTCAGCAAGAAGTTGAGAGACTTGCAAGGGAAGAGAATATTGCTGTGGGGAAGGGATATTTCACTGATCTTTCACAGGAAGAAATAGTTGACAGATATTTAAAGTTTtag
- the LOC126702672 gene encoding pentatricopeptide repeat-containing protein At3g02650, mitochondrial-like, which yields MWRSVVVARGAVSSRQGGAVWRRFYATQNPKHKVPASSSSITRTQTQTESQFPVFSTIWGFPKRSFICQNPRFYSEDSSVGFVENGDTQLENSEIHGVSEQGLVGIDENRDTQLDSFVPGDGDEIFGFSDQSGEENGDEEEEVYVINVEQLENVLSLLQSSVDGSLESALDDMGLTLHEEFVVKVLETPLVLGENLIRFFKWGLKKKSEFKVTTCVVDALVRAISRELKKKDAYALWDLIKEIGEKENGVLNVEILNQLIALLSKLGKGKASWEVFNKFGDFGCVPNVDTYYFTIEALSRRSMYDWAWSVCEKMLDEGSLPENEKVGKIISWLCKGRKAKDAHSVYLFAKEKNQITPRSSVNFLISSLCREDETVKLALEMLDDFSGEARKYAIKPFSTVIHGLCRMKNVDGAKQLLSKMITEGPPPGNAVFNSVISGYSKAGDLGEAIQIKKLMESRGLKPDVYTYTVIMSGYTNGGQMEEACKLLSEAKKKHSKLTPVTYHTLIRGYSKLEEFDKALKLLAEMKDFGVQPNVDEYNKLIQSLCLKALDWETAEKLLEEMKEKGLHLNGITKGLIRAVKEMEEEELVLGS from the coding sequence atgtgGAGGTCGGTGGTGGTGGCAAGAGGTGCTGTGTCGTCCAGACAAGGTGGAGCAGTATGGAGGAGGTTCTATGCAACTCAAAACCCGAAACACAAGGTACCTGCTTCTTCATCTTCTATAACTCGAACTCAAACACAAACTGAGTCTCAATTTCCTGTTTTCTCAACAATTTGGGGTTTTCCCAAAAGATCATTTATTTGCCAAAACCCCAGGTTCTATTCTGAGGACTCCTCAGTGGGTTTTGTTGAAAATGGTGATACCCAGTTGGAGAATTCTGAGATTCATGGGGTTTCTGAGCAAGGGTTAGTTGGTATTGATGAAAATAGGGATACCCAGTTGGATAGTTTTGTCCCTGGGGATGGGGATGAGATTTTTGGGTTCTCAGACCAATCTGGGGAGGAAAATGGGGATGAAGAGGAGGAGGTTTATGTGATTAATGTGGAGCAGTTGGAGAATGTGTTGTCTTTATTGCAGAGTAGTGTTGATGGGTCTTTAGAGTCAGCTCTTGATGACATGGGTTTGACTCTACATGAGGAGTTTGTGGTGAAAGTTCTGGAAACCCCACTTGTTTTGGGTGAGAATTTGATTAGGTTTTTCAAGTGGGGTTTAAAGAAGAAATCTGAGTTTAAGGTGACTACCTGTGTGGTGGATGCGCTTGTGCGGGCAATTTCTCGTGAACTTAAGAAGAAAGATGCATATGCTTTGTGGGATTTGATTAAGGAGATAGGTGAGAAAGAAAATGGTGTGTTGAATGTGGAGATTCTCAATCAGTTGATAGCTTTGTTATCGAAATTGGGAAAAGGGAAGGCAAGTTGGGAGGTATTTAACAAGTTTGGGGATTTTGGGTGTGTCCCAAATGTTGATACCTATTATTTCACAATTGAAGCACTATCTAGGCGATCAATGTATGACTGGGCTTGGTCTGTTTGTGAAAAGATGCTTGATGAGGGAAGTTTGCCTGAGAATGAGAAAGTGGGTAAGATCATATCTTGGCTTTGTAAGGGGAGGAAGGCTAAGGATGCCCATTCGGTATATTTATTTGCAAAGGAGAAGAACCAAATTACTCCTCGATCTTCTGTTAATTTTTTGATCAGTTCACTCTGTAGGGAGGATGAAACTGTGAAATTGGCTTTGGAGATGTTGGATGATTTTTCAGGAGAAGCACGGAAATATGCAATTAAGCCGTTTTCTACTGTCATTCATGGTTTGTGTAGGATGAAAAATGTCGATGGGGCAAAACAGTTGCTTTCTAAGATGATCACAGAGGGTCCGCCCCCTGGAAATGCAGTTTTCAATTCAGTTATCAGTGGATATTCCAAGGCTGGGGATCTGGGAGAAGCTATACAGATTAAGAAGCTGATGGAGAGTAGGGGATTGAAACCGGATGTGTACACTTATACTGTCATCATGAGTGGTTACACAAATGGTGGTCAGATGGAGGAGGCTTGTAAACTCTTGTCAGAAGCTAAAAAGAAGCATTCTAAACTGACCCCTGTGACTTACCATACACTCATTCGTGGGTATTCTAAACTTGAAGAGTTTGACAAGGCTTTGAAGTTGTTGGCTGAGATGAAGGATTTTGGCGTTCAACCTAATGTTGATGAGTACAATAAGTTGATCCAATCTCTTTGTCTAAAGGCTTTAGATTGGGAAACAGCAGAGAAGCTGCTagaggaaatgaaagagaaaggaTTGCACCTCAATGGAATCACAAAGGGTCTCATAAGAGCAGTCAAGGAGATGGAAGAGGAGGAGCTAGTGCTGGGTTCATAA
- the LOC126702673 gene encoding uncharacterized protein LOC126702673 isoform X5: MDFNPSCKDKKKTIDQSVLLCCKLFISESRNHAALDAIEQAARFNPETVIVNKFEDRAYNRVRYTLVSYVVQDTTRSAIYSPLQQAILAMVEAAFGAINLELHTGTHPRLGVVDDILFHPLAQASLDEAAWLAKSVAPDIANRFQVPVFLYAAAHPTGKALDTIRRELGYYRPNFMGNQWAGWTMPDMLLEKPDEGPSEVSRARGITMIGARPWVALYNIPILSTDFSVARRIARMVSARGGGLPTVQTLGLVHGEDSTEIACMLLEPNQIGADRVQNQVEMLAAEEGVEVEKGYFTDFSPEMIIEKYMNLTSAQRD, translated from the exons ATGGATTTCAACCCAAGTTGCAAG GACAAGAAGAAAACAATAGACCAATCTGTGTTACTGTGCTGCAAGCTATTTATCTCTGAATCACGTAACCATGCTGCCCTTGATGCTATTGAACAAGCCGCAAGGTTTAACCCAGAAACTGTCATCGTGAACAAATTTGAGGACCGAGCGTATAATAGGGTTCGGTACACTCTTGTATCATATGTTGTTCAAGATACCACAAGGAGTGCCATTTATAGTCCATTGCAACAAGCTATCCTAGCCATGGTTGAAGCTGCATTTGGAGCCATTAACCTTGAGTTGCACACTGGGACTCACCCCCGGCTCGGTGTTGTAGATGACATTCTCTTCCATCCACTGGCTCAGGCATCACTAGATGAAGCAGCTTGGCTTGCAAAATCAGTGGCACCAGACATTGCCAATCGATTCCAAG TGCCAGTGTTTCTTTATGCTGCAGCACACCCAACAGGCAAGGCTCTAGACACCATTAGGCGTGAACTTGGATATTACCGGCCTAACTTTATGGGCAACCAATGGGCAGGATGGACCATGCCCGATATGCTTTTGGAGAAGCCCGATGAAGGTCCGTCCGAGGTGTCTCGAGCAAGAGGCATCACAATGATTGGAGCACGTCCATGGGTTGCATTGTACAACATACCCATCTTGTCCACAGATTTCTCAGTGGCTCGAAGAATTGCAAGGATGGTGAGTGCTCGAGGAGGTGGGCTTCCCACGGTGCAGACATTAGGCTTGGTTCATGGAGAGGATTCAACCGAGATTGCCTGCATGCTCTTGGAGCCAAATCAAATTGGTGCAGATAGGGTCCAGAACCAGGTTGAGATGCTAGCAGCTGAAGAAGGGGTGGAAGTGGAGAAGGGCTATTTTACTGATTTTTCACCAGAGATGATTATTGAAAAATACATGAATTTAACCTCTGCTCAAAGAGACTAA